One part of the candidate division WOR-3 bacterium genome encodes these proteins:
- a CDS encoding Gfo/Idh/MocA family oxidoreductase, with the protein MKKTVKIGIVGCGAHAQIAHIPVFKKNNDCNLIALCDTDTQKVEQIANKYSIPKRYIDFQEMIEDKEIDAIVVSTPNYLHAPMTIAALKFGKDVLCENPMAISLSEAQEVAKIAKQTKKQVAVALTGRFRPDVQTLKKFIKEGELGDVYYLKAGWLLGMKEWVLSDWRMDLLKSGGGAFLTLGTQILAIATHFLEDKEVDTIFGSMHKKESDTKVEDTALCIINYKDGTLLTIEVGWSLLFDKDFLYCNIFGRKGGALLNPLKIHKELHNELVNVTPSIPVKNLYKVACELQAQFFIDAIRKNTSPPFTAEDGLLIARVTDAFYESATKNKMVKI; encoded by the coding sequence ATGAAAAAAACAGTTAAAATCGGGATTGTTGGCTGCGGTGCTCACGCACAGATTGCACATATTCCCGTCTTTAAAAAGAACAACGATTGTAATTTGATTGCTTTATGTGATACCGATACGCAGAAGGTTGAACAGATTGCTAATAAATATAGTATTCCTAAGAGGTACATTGACTTTCAAGAGATGATAGAAGATAAAGAGATAGATGCAATTGTCGTTTCTACACCCAATTATCTACATGCACCAATGACGATTGCAGCGTTAAAATTCGGTAAGGATGTTCTATGTGAAAATCCGATGGCGATAAGCCTCAGCGAAGCACAGGAAGTGGCAAAGATTGCCAAACAGACAAAGAAACAGGTGGCAGTTGCCCTCACTGGAAGATTCCGACCGGATGTTCAAACATTAAAGAAATTCATCAAAGAAGGTGAACTCGGAGATGTATATTATTTAAAAGCTGGATGGCTTTTAGGAATGAAAGAATGGGTTCTTTCTGATTGGCGTATGGACCTTTTGAAAAGTGGTGGCGGTGCGTTTTTAACACTTGGAACCCAGATCCTCGCCATTGCTACCCATTTTCTTGAAGACAAAGAAGTTGATACAATTTTCGGTTCAATGCACAAAAAAGAATCTGATACAAAAGTGGAAGATACTGCCCTGTGTATAATCAATTATAAGGACGGTACCTTACTTACAATTGAAGTCGGCTGGTCGTTATTATTTGACAAAGATTTCCTTTACTGCAACATATTCGGCAGAAAAGGTGGGGCGCTACTCAATCCATTAAAAATTCATAAAGAATTGCACAACGAACTGGTAAATGTTACTCCATCAATTCCAGTCAAAAATCTTTATAAAGTTGCCTGTGAACTTCAGGCACAATTTTTTATTGATGCAATCAGAAAGAATACAAGTCCGCCTTTTACTGCTGAAGATGGATTATTAATTGCCCGTGTCACCGATGCATTCTATGAATCAGCGACTAAAAATAAAATGGTAAAAATTTAA